Below is a window of Fibrobacter sp. DNA.
AGGTGCGATAGGGGATAGGGTCCATAGGATGACAGTCTGCGATTAGCCTTCGCGGCCAAGCATGAACGCCTTCTTGTTCCCTTCGTGGAACTTTTCGGCGAAGAGCTTGTTCAAAGCGACAGTCCACTGTTCGACAGTGAAGTCGAAGTGCTTGCTCAGCTTGCCGAGCATCGCGACGTTCAGGGCCTTCACGTTTTCGAGTTTGGAGACGTCGATGTCAGCCGGAGTCAGCAGCACGCCGCCCTGCTTGAGGAAGGCCTCGTTCACCACGACCTGCGTCTCGTCGAATACCACCAAGTAGTCGGCTTCGCCCGTCGGGATCATCGGGGACTGGACTTCTTCGCCCTTCGCAAAGCGAACATCAGAAGCGATGGAACCGCCGCGCTGGCTCATGCCGTGCACTTCGGCCTTCTTCACGTCGTAACCCTGTTCGAACACGAGTTCCGCCATCACGTCGCTCGCCTTGATAACGCCTGTGCCACCGAGGCCGGCAAATTTCACGTTAACTACGCTCATA
It encodes the following:
- a CDS encoding 2-oxoacid:acceptor oxidoreductase family protein yields the protein MSVVNVKFAGLGGTGVIKASDVMAELVFEQGYDVKKAEVHGMSQRGGSIASDVRFAKGEEVQSPMIPTGEADYLVVFDETQVVVNEAFLKQGGVLLTPADIDVSKLENVKALNVAMLGKLSKHFDFTVEQWTVALNKLFAEKFHEGNKKAFMLGREG